A region from the Mucilaginibacter sp. CSA2-8R genome encodes:
- a CDS encoding HAD family hydrolase — translation MMNTTKNKAVFLDRDGVLNKELGDYVCRLEDFKVLEHNFSALKELQQRGYLLIVATNQGGLAKGWYTEQQLAEMHQHLRDVYAGHGVTFTDMYYCPHHPLFTGECDCRKPKPGLLLKGIEQHNIDPAQSYFIGDRERDVEAGQSAGVTGILINSDQPISDVLHLIK, via the coding sequence ATGATGAATACGACAAAAAACAAAGCCGTTTTCTTAGACCGCGACGGCGTATTGAATAAAGAGCTTGGCGACTACGTATGCCGCCTGGAAGATTTTAAAGTTTTGGAGCACAATTTTAGCGCTTTAAAAGAATTACAACAACGTGGCTACCTCCTCATTGTAGCTACCAACCAGGGTGGCTTAGCCAAAGGCTGGTATACTGAACAGCAACTGGCCGAAATGCACCAACACCTGCGTGATGTTTACGCCGGGCATGGCGTTACTTTTACCGACATGTATTATTGCCCGCACCATCCGCTGTTTACCGGTGAGTGCGATTGCCGCAAACCAAAACCGGGTTTACTATTAAAAGGAATAGAACAACACAACATCGACCCTGCGCAATCTTACTTTATAGGCGACCGCGAGCGCGACGTTGAAGCCGGCCAATCGGCAGGCGTTACTGGTATACTCATTAATAGCGACCAGCCTATCAGCGATGTTTTACATCTCATTAAATAA
- a CDS encoding 1-(5-phosphoribosyl)-5-[(5-phosphoribosylamino)methylideneamino] imidazole-4-carboxamide isomerase, translating to MYIIPAVDILDKKVVRLREGDYQQVTQYDVSLEEMIERYKSIGTELIHIIDLNGAKGDFSNQQYLFDVIKKTDMKIQYGGGIRSIDKVKELTDAGVARVIVGTQAITNPSFLDELSKSMCGNTKCSESIVVAIDVLDEVIKYSGWMESSPIKLIDYIDRCLHLGFYRFLCTDINKDGKLGGAGVELYKKLLNHSPFIKLIASGGVSSMKDIEALNKIKVESCVVGKAIYENRITIDDVKHWNLKSLTSI from the coding sequence ATGTATATTATTCCTGCGGTTGATATTCTGGATAAAAAAGTAGTGCGCTTACGTGAAGGTGATTACCAACAGGTAACGCAATACGATGTAAGCCTGGAGGAAATGATTGAACGCTACAAATCTATCGGTACGGAGCTTATCCACATCATCGACCTTAACGGCGCCAAAGGCGATTTCAGTAATCAGCAGTATCTGTTTGATGTAATCAAAAAAACAGATATGAAAATACAATACGGTGGCGGTATCCGCAGCATCGACAAGGTAAAAGAACTAACCGATGCCGGTGTAGCCCGTGTTATAGTAGGCACGCAAGCTATTACTAACCCTTCTTTTTTAGACGAGTTAAGCAAAAGCATGTGCGGAAACACTAAATGCTCTGAAAGTATTGTGGTAGCTATTGATGTGCTTGATGAGGTAATTAAATATTCGGGCTGGATGGAAAGTTCGCCTATTAAGCTCATTGATTACATTGATCGTTGTTTACACTTAGGCTTTTACCGCTTTTTGTGTACCGACATTAACAAAGACGGCAAATTAGGCGGTGCAGGTGTAGAGCTGTATAAAAAGTTGTTAAACCATTCCCCTTTCATCAAATTAATAGCTTCGGGCGGCGTAAGCTCCATGAAAGATATTGAAGCGCTAAATAAAATTAAGGTAGAAAGCTGCGTAGTTGGCAAAGCCATTTACGAAAACCGAATTACCATTGACGATGTAAAACACTGGAACTTGAAGTCGTTGACATCGATATAA
- the hisC gene encoding histidinol-phosphate transaminase — protein MFELKNILRENIKNLKPYSSARDEFQGEASVYLDANENAFGSPLEQNYNRYPDPMQYAVKKRLSDIKGVPPRNIFLGNGSDEAIDILFRSFCNPGTDNVILVPPTYGMYEVSANINDVETRKVNLTDEYQLNMEGIAEAIDKNTKLIFICSPNNPTGNSIHREDIETLLTNFNGLVVVDEAYINFSRQKTFIQELTEYANLVVLQTLSKAWGLAALRVGMAFASEEIIEVMNKVKPPYNVNEASQQLALQALQNVEQVNQWIKETLSERDQLVLNLKAFDFVLEIYPSDANFILVKTTDAKGIYNFLVSHGIIVRDRSKVELCEGALRFTIGTPEENKTLLNTLKEYQA, from the coding sequence ATGTTTGAACTCAAAAATATTCTCAGAGAAAATATAAAAAACCTAAAGCCTTACTCGTCTGCACGGGATGAGTTTCAGGGCGAAGCCAGCGTATACCTGGATGCCAACGAAAATGCATTCGGTTCGCCGCTTGAGCAAAACTACAACCGTTACCCCGACCCTATGCAATACGCCGTAAAAAAGCGTTTAAGCGACATCAAGGGTGTTCCACCGCGTAACATTTTCTTAGGCAACGGCAGCGACGAGGCTATTGACATCCTTTTCCGCAGCTTTTGTAATCCGGGTACAGACAATGTAATTCTGGTACCGCCCACTTACGGCATGTATGAGGTGTCGGCCAATATCAACGATGTTGAAACCCGAAAGGTAAACCTTACCGACGAGTACCAGCTTAACATGGAGGGTATTGCCGAAGCCATTGATAAAAACACCAAGCTTATCTTTATCTGTTCGCCTAATAACCCCACCGGTAACTCTATTCACCGCGAGGACATCGAAACACTGCTAACCAACTTTAATGGCTTGGTGGTGGTGGATGAAGCTTATATTAACTTTAGCCGTCAAAAAACGTTTATCCAGGAGCTTACTGAATACGCTAACCTGGTAGTGTTGCAAACACTATCCAAAGCCTGGGGCCTGGCAGCTTTGCGGGTAGGTATGGCCTTTGCCAGCGAAGAAATTATTGAGGTGATGAATAAGGTGAAGCCACCTTACAACGTTAACGAGGCGTCGCAGCAACTGGCTTTACAAGCTTTGCAAAACGTAGAGCAGGTAAACCAGTGGATTAAAGAAACCCTTTCTGAACGCGACCAGCTGGTGTTGAACCTGAAGGCATTTGACTTTGTGTTGGAAATTTACCCCTCGGATGCTAACTTTATTTTGGTAAAAACGACCGATGCTAAAGGTATTTACAACTTTTTAGTAAGCCATGGCATCATTGTACGCGACCGCTCTAAAGTGGAGCTCTGCGAGGGTGCCTTGCGCTTCACTATAGGCACACCAGAAGAAAATAAAACACTTTTAAACACGCTAAAAGAATACCAAGCATGA
- the hisD gene encoding histidinol dehydrogenase: MLNVYNYAQLNSTEVEKLVQRNIDPANEIRTVVETIITDVQQHGDRALFDYALRFDKVTIDKLYLDKQELAEIAEALQPEQKTALEVAYQNIYKFHQSQLKAEDKVETMPGVTCWRELRPIEKAGLYIPGGTAVLPSTFLMLGIPARIAGCREIVVCSPPQKNGKVNAFIAYVAQLLDIERIYLVGGAQAIAAMAYGTESISKVDKIFGPGNQFVTKAKTIIQSTTITAIDMPAGPSEVLVIADETAHPAYIAADLLAQAEHGADSQSVLVATSADIVQATIAELEKQLPVLPRAEIAAKAIANSYAIVVSDLNEAIHFSNHYAPEHLILATENWQQITADIINAGSVFLGNQTPESVGDYASGTNHTLPTSAYARAYSGVSVDSFVKKITFQHLTPQGLQNIGPHVEILADLEGLHAHRNAVSVRTADHLARI, from the coding sequence ATGCTTAACGTTTATAATTACGCACAACTAAACTCAACCGAAGTTGAAAAGCTGGTGCAACGCAACATTGACCCGGCTAACGAGATACGTACGGTAGTAGAAACCATTATTACCGATGTGCAGCAACACGGCGACCGCGCGTTATTTGATTACGCCCTTCGTTTTGATAAGGTAACCATTGATAAGCTTTACTTAGACAAGCAGGAACTGGCAGAAATAGCCGAAGCTTTGCAGCCTGAGCAAAAAACTGCCCTTGAAGTAGCCTATCAAAACATTTATAAATTCCACCAGTCGCAGCTTAAGGCCGAAGATAAAGTAGAAACCATGCCCGGCGTAACCTGCTGGCGCGAACTACGCCCTATCGAGAAAGCCGGCCTATATATTCCTGGCGGTACCGCCGTTTTACCCAGCACCTTTTTGATGCTTGGCATCCCGGCGCGCATTGCCGGTTGCCGCGAAATTGTAGTTTGCTCGCCTCCGCAAAAAAACGGCAAGGTAAACGCCTTTATTGCTTATGTGGCGCAGTTGTTAGATATCGAGCGTATTTACCTGGTTGGCGGCGCACAAGCCATTGCGGCTATGGCTTACGGTACGGAGAGCATCAGTAAGGTGGATAAGATTTTTGGTCCGGGTAACCAGTTTGTCACCAAGGCTAAAACCATCATACAATCTACAACCATTACGGCAATCGATATGCCAGCGGGCCCGTCTGAAGTTTTAGTGATTGCCGACGAAACCGCCCATCCGGCCTACATCGCTGCCGATTTACTGGCACAGGCCGAGCATGGTGCCGACAGCCAGAGCGTGTTAGTCGCTACCTCAGCCGATATTGTTCAGGCCACGATAGCAGAACTGGAAAAACAATTACCGGTTCTTCCGCGTGCCGAAATAGCAGCAAAAGCCATTGCTAACTCTTATGCAATTGTGGTAAGTGATTTAAACGAAGCCATTCACTTTAGCAACCACTATGCGCCTGAGCATTTGATACTGGCCACCGAAAACTGGCAGCAGATTACTGCTGACATTATCAATGCGGGTTCTGTATTTTTAGGTAACCAAACTCCCGAAAGCGTGGGTGACTATGCCTCGGGTACTAACCATACCCTGCCTACCAGTGCTTACGCCAGGGCATACTCGGGTGTATCGGTCGATTCGTTTGTGAAAAAGATTACGTTTCAGCATCTTACCCCGCAAGGCTTGCAAAACATTGGTCCGCATGTAGAAATTTTGGCCGACTTGGAAGGCTTGCATGCGCATCGTAATGCGGTTAGTGTAAGAACAGCCGATCATTTAGCCAGAATATAA
- the hisB gene encoding bifunctional histidinol-phosphatase/imidazoleglycerol-phosphate dehydratase HisB: MSSAKKVLFIDRDGTLINECADEQIDSFNKLTFYPGALTYLPRIARELDYELVMVTNQDGLGTTVHPEENFFPVHELIMKTFANEGVHFKATYIDRTFAADNAPTRKPGTGMLTAYFDAEQYNLENSFVIGDRLNDVLLAKNLGAKAIWLNDGLGMGAKEFTADEISAINATVAVKTTDWQKIYEYLKVGKRVVEHRRTTKETDIFIKIDLDGTGEAKVNTGLHFFDHMLDQIARHGSIDLEVTAKGDLHIDEHHTIEDTGIALGEAMAVALGNKRGIERYGFCLPMDDCLAQAAIDFGGRNWLMWEADFKREKVGDMPTEMFYHFFKSFTDAAKCNLNIKAKGFNEHHKIEAIFKAFAKAIKMAVKRDVNNMVLPSTKGVL; this comes from the coding sequence ATGAGCTCAGCCAAAAAAGTTTTATTCATCGACCGCGATGGTACGCTGATAAATGAGTGCGCCGATGAACAAATAGACTCGTTTAATAAGTTAACTTTTTATCCGGGTGCACTAACTTACCTACCACGCATTGCGCGCGAGCTGGATTACGAACTGGTGATGGTGACCAACCAGGATGGTTTGGGTACCACCGTGCATCCTGAAGAAAACTTTTTCCCGGTACATGAGCTCATCATGAAAACCTTTGCCAACGAGGGTGTGCATTTTAAAGCTACTTATATTGACCGCACCTTTGCCGCTGATAATGCGCCAACTCGGAAACCCGGCACCGGCATGTTGACCGCCTATTTTGATGCAGAACAATATAACTTGGAAAACTCCTTCGTGATTGGCGACCGGCTGAACGATGTTCTTTTGGCTAAAAACTTAGGCGCTAAAGCTATCTGGCTAAATGATGGTTTGGGCATGGGTGCTAAAGAATTTACAGCTGATGAAATTTCGGCAATTAACGCCACCGTGGCCGTTAAAACCACAGACTGGCAGAAGATATATGAGTACCTTAAAGTGGGCAAACGTGTAGTTGAACACCGCCGCACCACCAAAGAAACCGACATTTTTATCAAGATTGACCTGGATGGTACCGGCGAAGCTAAAGTGAATACAGGCCTGCACTTTTTTGACCACATGCTGGACCAGATTGCACGCCACGGCAGTATTGACTTAGAAGTGACTGCCAAGGGCGATTTGCATATAGATGAGCACCATACCATTGAAGATACCGGCATTGCCTTAGGTGAAGCTATGGCTGTAGCCTTGGGTAATAAGCGGGGTATCGAACGCTATGGCTTTTGTTTGCCAATGGACGACTGCCTGGCCCAGGCTGCTATAGACTTTGGCGGCCGTAACTGGCTGATGTGGGAAGCTGACTTTAAACGCGAAAAGGTGGGCGATATGCCGACTGAAATGTTCTACCATTTTTTTAAGTCGTTTACAGATGCCGCCAAATGCAACCTAAACATTAAGGCCAAAGGCTTCAATGAGCATCATAAAATAGAAGCCATTTTTAAAGCTTTTGCCAAAGCCATTAAAATGGCCGTGAAGCGCGATGTGAATAACATGGTATTGCCAAGTACGAAAGGGGTACTATAA
- the hisG gene encoding ATP phosphoribosyltransferase, which yields MKTLKIAIQKSGRLNEKSVELLKNCGLNFENYKSSLISPVSNFPLEILFLRDDDIPEYVQDGIADLGIVGENVIQETEVQVSYLQKLGFGKCSLKIAIPNNLDIQNVADLNGKSIATTYPVILKKHLQQLGITADIRTISGSVEISPGLGLADAICDLVSTGGTLKSNGLKPFADVMSSEAVLIGRAGSENEDLIQELIQRVQSVLRAKETKYVVLNVERSNLEKVLGLLPGVKSPSVVPLAESDWVAVHTVIPERDFWSRISQLKQAGAQGIVVMPIEKIIL from the coding sequence GTGAAAACACTTAAAATAGCCATCCAAAAATCCGGACGGCTCAATGAAAAATCTGTAGAGCTGCTAAAAAACTGCGGCCTAAATTTCGAAAATTACAAAAGCTCACTGATATCGCCGGTATCCAACTTCCCGCTCGAAATTTTATTTCTGCGTGATGATGATATCCCCGAGTACGTTCAGGACGGTATTGCCGACCTGGGGATCGTAGGCGAAAACGTGATACAGGAAACCGAAGTACAGGTAAGCTACCTGCAAAAATTAGGTTTTGGCAAATGCTCGCTTAAAATTGCCATTCCTAATAACTTGGACATTCAGAATGTTGCTGACCTTAATGGCAAATCGATCGCTACTACCTACCCTGTCATTCTCAAAAAACATTTACAGCAATTAGGCATTACGGCCGACATACGCACCATATCAGGTTCAGTCGAAATTTCGCCAGGTTTAGGCCTTGCCGATGCCATTTGCGATTTAGTATCTACCGGCGGAACCTTAAAAAGCAACGGTTTGAAACCCTTTGCCGACGTAATGTCATCAGAAGCGGTTCTGATTGGCCGGGCCGGTTCTGAAAATGAGGACCTAATTCAGGAATTGATTCAGCGTGTGCAATCGGTATTAAGAGCTAAAGAGACCAAGTACGTAGTACTGAACGTTGAACGCAGCAACTTAGAAAAAGTGCTTGGGTTACTGCCGGGTGTTAAAAGCCCCTCGGTAGTGCCTTTGGCCGAATCAGACTGGGTGGCGGTACATACCGTTATTCCCGAACGTGATTTCTGGAGCCGCATCAGCCAGCTTAAACAGGCCGGCGCACAAGGCATTGTAGTAATGCCTATCGAAAAAATTATATTGTAA
- the hisH gene encoding imidazole glycerol phosphate synthase subunit HisH: MEITEKPDSEVQSSSFPFGGPGGIGIVRYGAGNIFSLTSALDRLGIAYGMIHTEDDLKHYDRYIIPGVGHAGAAMQKLQHTGLVPAIKALQKPTLGICVGMQLMTAYSEEGDADLLNIFPNKTLRFANSEHYKVPHTGWNRVYQEKENPLFADIPDGSHFYYVHSYYIEYNNLYTLASTNYSLKYSASIWHNNFYGVQFHPEKSGVHGETLLKNFSKI, from the coding sequence ATGGAAATTACAGAAAAACCGGATAGCGAAGTGCAAAGTTCATCCTTTCCCTTCGGGGGGCCAGGGGGTATTGGCATTGTGCGCTATGGGGCTGGCAATATATTCTCGTTAACTTCGGCGCTCGACCGCTTGGGCATTGCTTACGGCATGATACATACCGAAGACGACCTGAAGCATTACGACCGTTATATCATTCCGGGTGTAGGGCATGCTGGTGCTGCAATGCAAAAGCTGCAGCACACCGGCCTGGTACCGGCTATTAAAGCGCTACAAAAACCAACCCTGGGTATTTGTGTAGGCATGCAGTTAATGACTGCCTACTCTGAAGAGGGCGATGCTGATTTACTAAACATATTTCCAAATAAAACATTACGCTTTGCCAATAGCGAACACTACAAGGTACCGCACACTGGCTGGAACCGTGTTTACCAAGAAAAAGAAAACCCGCTGTTTGCGGATATACCCGATGGTTCACACTTTTATTACGTACACTCTTATTACATAGAGTATAATAATTTATATACTTTAGCTTCAACAAATTACAGCCTTAAATATTCGGCTTCGATTTGGCACAACAATTTTTACGGCGTACAATTCCATCCCGAAAAATCTGGAGTGCACGGCGAAACTTTATTAAAAAACTTTTCAAAAATATAG
- the hisF gene encoding imidazole glycerol phosphate synthase subunit HisF translates to MKTALNSPFRESGDLGSGLAKRIIPCLDVKDGRTVKGVNFVDLRDAGDPVELAWNYSQQGADELVFLDITATHEKRKTTVELVKAVARQINIPFTIGGGINEIADADALLNAGADKISINSAAVRNPALIDELAKAFGVQFVIVAVDTRHIGNTNIVHLNGGRIPTEKETLNWILEAESRGAGEILLTSMDHDGTKAGFDNTFLKVVNDAVHIPVIASGGAGNKQHFVDVFEQTNVDAALAASVFHYGEILIPDLKSVLRERQIEVR, encoded by the coding sequence ATAAAAACTGCATTAAACTCCCCCTTTAGGGAGTCGGGGGACTTGGGTTCGGGTCTTGCCAAGCGCATCATTCCCTGCCTGGATGTGAAAGACGGGCGTACGGTTAAAGGCGTAAACTTTGTTGACCTGCGCGATGCCGGCGACCCGGTGGAACTGGCCTGGAATTACTCGCAGCAAGGTGCCGACGAGCTGGTGTTTCTGGACATCACCGCTACCCACGAAAAACGAAAAACCACCGTTGAACTGGTGAAGGCTGTGGCCCGTCAGATTAACATACCATTTACCATTGGCGGCGGCATTAATGAAATTGCAGATGCAGATGCGCTGCTGAATGCCGGTGCCGATAAAATATCTATCAATTCGGCAGCGGTGCGCAACCCAGCACTGATTGATGAATTGGCGAAAGCGTTTGGTGTGCAATTTGTAATTGTGGCGGTAGATACTCGCCATATAGGCAATACCAACATTGTACATTTAAACGGCGGACGCATCCCTACCGAAAAAGAAACTTTAAACTGGATTCTAGAAGCTGAAAGCCGTGGAGCAGGCGAAATACTGCTGACCTCGATGGACCATGATGGTACTAAGGCCGGTTTTGACAATACCTTTCTTAAAGTAGTGAATGATGCGGTACATATCCCGGTCATTGCCTCGGGCGGTGCAGGTAACAAACAACATTTTGTTGATGTATTTGAGCAAACTAATGTAGATGCAGCGCTGGCAGCGTCCGTGTTTCATTACGGCGAAATATTAATCCCTGATTTGAAAAGCGTTTTACGTGAACGTCAGATTGAAGTGCGTTAA